A single genomic interval of Porphyromonas sp. oral taxon 275 harbors:
- a CDS encoding cytochrome c biogenesis protein CcdA yields MKIPSSRHLARRLGALLLPLALLLTSLGAKAQIIRDAVSWSHSVEDKSPTEKVIVFSATIKGDWHLYGTELPSGGPTPTSLIVDKIAGAQLVGKLTASKKPIEKHDPNFDMTLRFYSGQVSFRQTLRITDPKAFAFSGAIRYMVCNDEQCLPPTNWDFTIALKELGKVAAAPAAEQTEAKAEATPTAEVAQPLTVDSTQQAADSAAVAPAEPSNAASALWTPVISELKAYGDRALSGADSGLLMLFFAGFVGGLVALVTPCVWPMIPMTVSFFLKRSQDRKKGIRDAAIYGLAIIVIYLALGLSVSALFGADALNNLATNAYFNIFFFLLLVVFAASFFGAFEIVLPASWTTKMDQKADSATGLVSIFFMAFTLALVSFSCTGPIIGTLLVQAATSSSGFLAPAVGMFGFALALALPFTLFAIFPGLLQSMPKSGGWMNSVKVVLAFIELALALKFLSIADLAYGWHILDREVFLSLWIVIFILLGLYLLGKLRFPHDSPQEKTPIPALFLAIVSLSFAVYMMPGLIGAPLRAISAFAPPLKTQDLNLYKNEVHAQFDDYETGMAYARQVGKPVIIDFSGYGCVNCRKMEASVWIDAEVKKLLEQDYVLITLMVDDKKPLAEPMVVQEDGHEVKLRTIGDKWSYLQRVKFGANAQPFYVLLDHQGKPLAPSRAYDEDVPAYISFLKGGLSEFASRTK; encoded by the coding sequence ATGAAGATCCCATCCTCACGCCATCTAGCCCGCCGGCTAGGTGCCCTGCTCCTGCCTCTAGCCCTGCTCCTGACGAGCCTCGGGGCCAAGGCACAGATCATACGCGACGCCGTCAGCTGGTCGCACTCTGTAGAGGACAAGTCCCCGACGGAGAAGGTCATCGTCTTCTCGGCGACCATCAAGGGCGACTGGCATCTCTACGGTACCGAGCTCCCCAGCGGGGGCCCCACCCCTACGAGCCTCATCGTAGACAAGATCGCGGGCGCCCAGCTCGTGGGCAAGCTCACGGCTAGCAAGAAGCCCATCGAGAAGCATGACCCGAACTTCGACATGACGCTGCGCTTCTATTCGGGCCAGGTCAGCTTCCGCCAGACCCTACGCATCACCGACCCTAAGGCCTTTGCCTTCTCTGGGGCTATCCGCTATATGGTCTGCAATGACGAGCAGTGCCTCCCGCCCACCAACTGGGACTTCACTATCGCCCTCAAGGAGCTAGGCAAGGTCGCAGCTGCCCCCGCAGCCGAGCAGACCGAGGCTAAGGCCGAGGCCACTCCTACCGCCGAGGTCGCTCAGCCCCTCACGGTAGACAGCACCCAGCAGGCTGCCGACAGCGCCGCTGTAGCCCCTGCCGAGCCCTCCAATGCCGCCAGCGCCCTCTGGACGCCCGTCATCTCCGAGCTCAAGGCCTATGGAGACCGCGCCCTCAGCGGGGCGGACTCGGGTCTGCTGATGCTCTTCTTCGCAGGCTTCGTAGGGGGACTCGTCGCCCTTGTGACGCCCTGCGTCTGGCCTATGATCCCCATGACGGTGAGCTTCTTCCTCAAGCGCAGCCAGGACCGCAAGAAGGGCATCCGCGACGCCGCCATCTACGGACTGGCGATCATCGTCATCTATCTGGCGCTCGGCCTCTCGGTATCGGCGCTCTTCGGTGCTGATGCGCTGAACAACCTAGCGACCAATGCTTACTTCAACATCTTCTTCTTCCTGCTGCTGGTCGTCTTCGCAGCGTCCTTCTTCGGCGCCTTCGAGATCGTCTTGCCCGCCTCCTGGACGACGAAGATGGACCAGAAGGCCGACAGCGCTACGGGGCTGGTGAGCATCTTCTTCATGGCCTTCACCCTCGCGTTGGTCTCCTTCTCCTGCACGGGCCCCATCATCGGGACGCTGCTGGTGCAGGCTGCTACCTCGAGCTCGGGCTTCCTAGCACCCGCTGTGGGGATGTTCGGCTTCGCCCTCGCCCTTGCTCTGCCCTTCACCCTATTCGCCATCTTCCCAGGGCTGCTGCAGTCCATGCCTAAGAGCGGCGGCTGGATGAACTCCGTGAAGGTCGTCCTGGCCTTCATCGAGCTAGCGCTGGCACTGAAGTTCCTCTCCATCGCGGACCTTGCCTACGGCTGGCATATCCTCGACCGCGAGGTCTTCCTCTCGCTCTGGATCGTCATCTTCATCCTGCTCGGGCTCTATCTGCTGGGTAAGCTCCGCTTCCCACATGACTCGCCCCAGGAGAAGACCCCTATCCCCGCCCTCTTCCTGGCCATCGTATCCCTGAGCTTCGCTGTCTACATGATGCCTGGGCTCATTGGAGCTCCGCTGCGTGCGATCAGTGCCTTCGCCCCCCCGCTCAAGACGCAGGACCTCAACCTGTACAAGAATGAGGTGCACGCCCAGTTCGACGACTACGAGACGGGGATGGCCTACGCCCGCCAGGTGGGCAAGCCCGTCATCATCGACTTCTCGGGCTACGGCTGCGTGAACTGCCGCAAGATGGAGGCCTCCGTCTGGATCGACGCTGAGGTCAAGAAGCTGCTCGAGCAGGACTACGTACTGATCACGCTGATGGTCGATGATAAGAAGCCACTCGCCGAGCCTATGGTCGTCCAGGAGGACGGCCATGAGGTCAAGCTCCGCACCATCGGGGATAAGTGGAGCTACCTGCAGCGCGTGAAGTTCGGCGCTAACGCCCAGCCCTTCTACGTCCTCCTAGACCACCAGGGCAAGCCGCTGGCACCCTCGCGTGCCTACGACGAGGACGTGCCTGCCTATATCTCCTTCCTCAAGGGCGGCCTCAGTGAGTTCGCCAGCCGCACCAAGTAA